GGGCCAAATGGTGAGCGGGTATTTGCCATCCTGGCTCAGCTTGCGGACGTAGTAGAGGGCGTAGGCTTGCAGGCTGTCTGCGGTGCCGTAGGCGATATTAGGGGCGATCGCCGGATTCACACGCCACACGCCCGTTTCTACATCCTCCAGCGAAATCATCGTCATCGCAGGCGGATGTTCCCCAGCCTCGTTGATCCAGAACACCGCGTGGAAAATCTGGGTTGCGGTGTGGGTGTCCATCGTGGCGGCGATCGCCGTAATGCTGCCCAGGTTGCGATAGATAAACTCACACAGCCGCACGTTATCGTCCACCGCGCCCCGTCCCGATCGCCCCCCCACAAACAGTTCATAGTCGGGAATGCAGAACGTATTCTGCACGTCGATCGCCAGCAGACACACCCGCTTCTCATCCATCACCGCTGGCGTTAATTCATGCTCCTTTGCCCACAGCGCTGCCTGGGCCGCCCGCGTTTCGTAAGGGACGCGCCAGACCTCGCCCACGCGCTGCGGGTCGAAAAAGGTGGGAACAGGAAGGGGGGAGGGCATAGACAAGGGCGGAGAAAGGGGCGGATCGAAGCGTTGGCACGAGAGCAGATTCACCATAGGCATATTCACAGCAGATTCACCATAAAGTGATCGCCGTATACAGCGATACATAGCGATCCTCTGCCCTCATACCGTCACTTTATCACGCAAATTATCACGCGAAACCCTCACACGCGGGCAAACGACATCCGGCTGAGAAACGCCCGCAGGCGATCGCTCTGGGGCGAATCTAGCACCTGCCGCGCCGGGCCTTCTTCTTCGACCTGGCCCTGGTTGAGAAACAAGACGCGATCGGCCACTTCGCGGGCAAACTGCATCTCGTGGGTCACAATCACCATCGTCATCCCCTCTTCGGCGAGTTGCTGCATGGTAAGCAGCACTTCGCCCACCAGTTCTGGGTCGAGGGCGCTGGTCGGTTCGTCAAATAGCATGATCTTGGGCTTCATACAGAGGGCACGGGCGATCGCCACGCGCTGCTTTTGCCCGCCAGAGAGCATTTCGGGATAGACCTCGGCCTTTTCGCCCAGGCCCACTTTTTCCAGCAAGATCCGCGCCGTCTGCCGCGCCTCTTTATCAGACAGGCCCAGCACCTTGCGCGGAGCCAGCGTCAGGTTATCCAGCACCGTCATGTGGGGAAACAGGTTGAACTGCTGAAACACCATCCCCACCTGGGCATGGAGCAGGCGCAGATCGGCTGCGCTGAGGACACTGCCCGCCGACAGGTCAATTCCGTTCACCACCAGCCGCCCACTGTTGATCGTTTCCAGATGGTTAAAACACCGCAGCAGCGTGCTTTTGCCGCAGCCCGACGAGCCAATCACCGCCACGACTTCGCCGGGGTTGATATGGCCGCTGATGCCGCGCAGCACCTTCAATTGTCCAAAACGTTTTTCCACCTGAGCAAACTCAATCGCAGGCGTGGCGGTGGCGTTGGGCGAAATCAGACGGTCGTTCATGGGCGGTGCAGGCTGGGATAGCAGGAGAAGTAACCAAAAGGGGCAGAAATAGTGCTATAGGCAACGGAATTTCGCCCGCGGTCAGCAGACGATGCAGTTTTAGCACAGGCGATCGCTTCTACGGAGATGCGACGGCTACGGTCGGCTATTTTTAGGTCTGATTTAGGTCTGATTTGGGTCTGATTTGGTTATGTTTCTGGCTAAATCTTTTGAGCAAATTGTTTAACGATCTGTACCATCTTTGCGCGAGAAATGGGCGATCGCCTGTACAATTTCAGTCTCTCAAGGCAAACGACAATCCGCCTATCCCATTGGGATTTTGTAATTTTTGGAATCCTATTTTTGGGAATCCTGTAACGTTTAGTAACTTTAGGCTAGTAACTTTAGGCAAGTTTAGGAGCGTTCGATTTTCATGCTGAGATTTACTCGTATTCGCTGGCGGGCGCTGGTGCTAGGGCTGCTGAGCCTAGTCTGTGTGGTGCTGTTTGCGGCCTGCGGGGGCAGTGCGCCAACCGCCGACAGCGGCTCTCCGTCAACCGCCGACGCGGCTCCGCTGAAGGTGGCGCTCGATCCCACCTTTCCGCCATTCCAATCCCAAACGGGCGCGGGCCAGTTTGAGGGTTTTGACATTGACCTGATGAATGCCGTGGCCGAGGCGGGCGGCTTCACGATGAACATGGAAGGTCTGCCCTTTGACGGCATTATTCCGGCGCTCCAGGCGGGCACGATTGATGCCACCATCAGCACCATGACCATCACCAAAGAGCGGGCCGAAGTGGTGGACTTCTCTCGGCCGTATTTCAAAGCAGGGCTGGCGATCGCCGTTCAGGACGGCAACACCGACATCACGGGCTTTGATTCCTTGAGCGGCAAGAAAATCTCTGCCCAAATTGGCACAACGGGCGAGGCCGAAGCCCGCAAGTCTGGCGCAAGCGAAGTCCGCACCTTCGACAGCACGCCAATTGCCCTGCAAGAACTGTCGAACGGCAACGTCGATGCCACCATTAGCGACGCGCCGGCCATTCTCTACGCCATCAAGAGCGGCGGCGTGCGTGGTGTGAAGGTCGTCGGCGAACTGCTCACCGAAGAGTTCTACGGCATCGCCACGCCCAAGGGGTCGCCCAACCTAGCAAAAATCAACGCGGGATTGCAAACCATCATCGCCAACGGCAAATACAAAGAGATTTACCAAAAATGGTTTGATGGCGAACCGCCGGTGTTGCCCGAAGCCGCACCGATTTAGTCGCTCCAGGTGAATCGTGGGCCGATCGCGTCTGCGATTCACAGTTAGCTTCACAGCTAGATTCACAGCTAGATTCACAATTATCGGTTTACTCGTTTTTAGGAAACACCGTGCAGCGATCGCTCGAAGTCATTCTCAACGCGCTCCCCAGCCTCTACCTCGGAGCTATTACCACCCTCCAACTCACCATCGTCTCGATCTTGCTGGGGCTGGTGCTGGGGTCGGTGCTGGCGATCCTGCGGCTGTCGCCGTCGCGCTTGGTGAGGCTGGGGGCGATCGCCTATATCGACTTTTTCCGGGGCACGCCACTACTGGCGCAGTTGTTCATGATTTATTTCGGGCTGCCCAGCCTGCTGCAAGGCATGGGCATCGGGCTAAAGTTCAACCAGTGGACTGCGGCAATCTTCGCGCTCAGCCTCAACGGAGCCGCCTACATTGCCGAAATCGTGCGAGCGGGCATCCAGTCGATCGAACTGGGGCAGCGAGAAGCCTCGCAATCTTTGGGACTAGGGCCCCTGCAAACCCTGCGCTATGTGGTGTTTCC
The Thermoleptolyngbya sichuanensis A183 DNA segment above includes these coding regions:
- a CDS encoding cysteine hydrolase family protein, whose product is MPSPLPVPTFFDPQRVGEVWRVPYETRAAQAALWAKEHELTPAVMDEKRVCLLAIDVQNTFCIPDYELFVGGRSGRGAVDDNVRLCEFIYRNLGSITAIAATMDTHTATQIFHAVFWINEAGEHPPAMTMISLEDVETGVWRVNPAIAPNIAYGTADSLQAYALYYVRKLSQDGKYPLTIWPYHSMLGGIGHALVSAVEEACFFHSIARQAQTLFELKGDHPLTENYSVLKPEVTEDAQQRAIPAGVASRIAQKNLPLISMLLDFDAVLIAGQAKSHCVAWTIDDLLTEIQAIHPKLTNRIYLLEDCSSPVVVPGVVDFTDAADAAYERFAAAGMHRVKSTEPMASWLQ
- a CDS encoding amino acid ABC transporter ATP-binding protein encodes the protein MNDRLISPNATATPAIEFAQVEKRFGQLKVLRGISGHINPGEVVAVIGSSGCGKSTLLRCFNHLETINSGRLVVNGIDLSAGSVLSAADLRLLHAQVGMVFQQFNLFPHMTVLDNLTLAPRKVLGLSDKEARQTARILLEKVGLGEKAEVYPEMLSGGQKQRVAIARALCMKPKIMLFDEPTSALDPELVGEVLLTMQQLAEEGMTMVIVTHEMQFAREVADRVLFLNQGQVEEEGPARQVLDSPQSDRLRAFLSRMSFARV